Proteins co-encoded in one Pirellulales bacterium genomic window:
- a CDS encoding DUF1501 domain-containing protein, giving the protein MRASPVTPSHPRFGRRAALQAGAIGLLGVGMNHLAALRSAASVGARAPSAAPRARSVIYIFLSGGLSQHESFDPKPAAPDGIRGEFRSIATRTPGIEICEHLPELAKRSHRWSLVRSLTHPSNDHSLGHMIMLSGMSAKPVGFDPEKPKSSDWPSIAAIAGAASRHLNNLPPAVVLPERLVHRTGRVIPGQFGGQMGMRRDPWFIEACPFNPNSYGAWPEYGFHFERGGENPPGFVFQAPNLSLPEGLAGDRFERRLALLSGIGQQRAGLERLATNEKFDRYRQDAISLLADASVKRAMDVVNADAGTLDRYGRNVFGWSLLMAKRLVAAGVSLVQVNLGNNETWDTHQSMFPVLRDNLLPPTDRALAALLDDLDAEGMLDSTMIVMAGEFGRTPKISNLPGAKLPGRDHWGAVQSVFFAGGGVRGGTVIGSSDRNGGYPASQPVRPENMAATIYHALGIPATAAWHDSEARPHQIYHGDPIPGLT; this is encoded by the coding sequence ATGCGTGCCTCACCTGTTACACCCTCCCATCCGCGTTTCGGTCGTCGCGCGGCCCTGCAAGCCGGCGCGATCGGACTTTTGGGTGTGGGCATGAATCACCTGGCGGCGCTGCGCAGCGCTGCAAGCGTGGGAGCACGCGCCCCATCCGCTGCTCCGAGGGCGCGCTCGGTCATCTACATTTTTCTCTCAGGCGGCCTCTCGCAACACGAAAGCTTCGATCCCAAGCCCGCTGCGCCCGATGGCATCCGCGGCGAGTTTCGCTCCATCGCTACGCGCACGCCGGGTATCGAGATCTGCGAGCACTTGCCTGAGCTTGCCAAGCGCAGCCACCGGTGGTCGCTGGTCCGCTCGCTGACTCATCCCTCGAACGATCATTCGTTGGGGCACATGATCATGCTCTCGGGCATGTCCGCCAAGCCCGTGGGCTTCGATCCCGAAAAGCCGAAGTCCTCGGATTGGCCGTCGATCGCCGCCATTGCGGGAGCCGCGAGCAGGCACCTCAACAATCTGCCTCCCGCGGTGGTGCTGCCGGAGCGTTTGGTGCATCGCACGGGCCGCGTCATTCCAGGCCAGTTCGGCGGACAAATGGGAATGCGCCGCGATCCGTGGTTCATCGAAGCTTGCCCGTTCAATCCGAATTCTTACGGGGCCTGGCCGGAGTACGGCTTTCACTTCGAGCGGGGCGGCGAGAATCCGCCCGGCTTCGTTTTTCAAGCGCCGAATTTGTCGCTGCCCGAAGGTCTGGCCGGCGACCGCTTTGAGCGTCGCCTGGCACTGTTGAGTGGGATCGGTCAGCAGCGCGCCGGGCTGGAACGCCTGGCCACGAACGAGAAGTTCGATCGCTACCGTCAGGACGCGATTTCGCTCTTGGCCGACGCATCGGTTAAGCGCGCGATGGACGTCGTCAATGCCGATGCGGGAACCCTCGATCGCTACGGCCGGAACGTGTTTGGCTGGTCGCTCTTGATGGCCAAGCGGCTGGTCGCGGCGGGCGTCAGCCTCGTGCAGGTGAATCTTGGCAACAATGAAACTTGGGACACGCATCAGAGCATGTTCCCGGTGCTCAGGGACAACCTGTTGCCGCCAACCGATCGCGCGCTGGCCGCGCTACTCGACGATCTCGACGCCGAGGGCATGCTCGACAGCACGATGATCGTCATGGCGGGTGAATTCGGTCGCACACCCAAGATTTCGAACTTGCCAGGCGCCAAGCTGCCCGGGCGCGATCATTGGGGCGCCGTGCAGAGCGTCTTTTTCGCCGGCGGTGGCGTGCGAGGTGGCACGGTGATCGGCTCCTCCGATCGCAACGGTGGTTATCCGGCCAGCCAGCCCGTGCGGCCCGAGAACATGGCCGCCACGATCTATCACGCACTGGGCATTCCAGCCACGGCCGCCTGGCATGATTCCGAAGCTCGCCCACACCAGATCTATCACGGGGACCCCATCCCGGGTCTGACGTAG